One window of the Equus caballus isolate H_3958 breed thoroughbred chromosome 2, TB-T2T, whole genome shotgun sequence genome contains the following:
- the LUZP1 gene encoding leucine zipper protein 1 isoform X2: MAEFTSYKDTASSRHLRFKLQSLSRRLDELEEATKNLQKAEDELLDLQDKVIQAEGSNSSMLAEIEVLRQRVLRIEGKDEEIKRAEDLCQLMKEKLEEEENLTRELKAEIEQLQKRMAELEKLEEAFSRSKNDCTQLCLSLNEERNLTKKISSELEMLRVKVKELESSEDRLGKTEQSLVSELEKLKSLTLSFVSERKYLNEKEKENEKLIKELTQKLEQNKKMNRDYTRNASNLLDRNDLRIEDGISSTLPSKESRRKGSLDYLKQVENETRNKSENEKNRNQEDNKVKDLNQEIEKLKTQIKHFESLEEELKKMKAKNNDLQDNYLSEQNKNKLLASQLEEIKLQIKKQKELENGEVEGEEAFLSSKGRHERTKSRGLGSEVPVSRHAPRELSPQQRRERHRNRELAVNNENYPLSNRQASSPSLTARRTTRASNPGAGADGGAQDTKRAEDRFASGSSQSEGKKCREQPSVLSRYPPAAQEHSKAWKGTPKPGTESGLKGKVEKTTRTFSETTHGSVPNDTLGRADKASDASAEALFGRRGQGPGSGSQVTQASDSGSSKTIGALASSRRSSSEGLSKGRKAASGPEADTTSANAKAALLSKYPYSSRSQENILQGFSTPNKGVDQPIAVVMEDSSQHEALRCRVIKSSGREKPDSDDDVDVVSLVTAKLVNTTITPEPEPRQQLNSREKARSRGGLRAALFENDKDAGAENESVKPVRASTNAVEFPDANGAGVKSQRPFSPREALRSRAVIKPIIVDKDVKKIMGGSGTEAALEKQQSTSTSVWPGPNKVTSSITIYPSDSGSPRANPGEGLRERHTSTSNIQVGPPELTSVSNHVSSPFELSIHKHDITLQFTEAEGAGDASLKNRPETVVSRSSIIIKPSDPVERNSHAPPVETIRWKSHSAPSEVGPSDARHVTVRNAWKSRRDLNSLEDPLTRAVKNVEPSNAYTQRSSTDCSDLEQPRPHLFEQGARRVGNSGEAPELTSRRTQSSLTVSEVLTRRNRVGDAVPAAAWNHSAGMEEGDDYTLSACRRLHNSLERSELPAKQGLPEPGQGRAEERLRPTRPCAEEN, translated from the exons ATGGCCGAATTTACAAGCTACAAAGATACTGCCTCTAGCCGCCACCTGCGGTTTAAGTTACAGAGTTTAAGCCGCCGCCTTGATGAGCTGGAGGAAGCCACAAAAAACCTCCAGAAAGCGGAGGATGAGCTCCTGGACCTCCAGGACAAGGTGATACAGGCCGAAGGCAGCAACTCCAGCATGTTGGCCGAGATCGAAGTGCTGCGCCAGCGAGTGCTGAGGATCGAGGGCAAAGACGAGGAAATTAAGAGAGCGGAGGATTTGTGCCAGCTGATGAAGGAGAAACTTGAAGAGGAGGAAAACCTTACCCGGGAGCTGAAAGCCGAGATTGAGCAGCTTCAGAAACGAATGGCTGAACTGGAGAAGCTAGAGGAGGCCTTCAGCAGGAGTAAGAATGACTGTACCCAACTCTGTTTGAGCCTGAACGAGGAGAGAAACCTGACAAAGAAAATCTCCTCGGAGCTGGAAATGCTCAGGGTCAAAGTGAAAGAACTGGAATCTTCCGAGGACCGCCTGGGTAAAACTGAGCAGAGTTTAGTGTCAGAGTTGGAAAAGCTGAAATCATTAACTCTGAGCTTTGTAAGTGAGAGAAAATACTTgaatgagaaggagaaagaaaatgagaaactgaTAAAAGAGCTCACTCAAAAACtggaacagaacaaaaaaatgaacCGAGATTACACAAGGAATGCTTCGAATCTCCTAGACAGGAACGACCTGCGGATCGAGGACGGCATCTCCTCCACACTCCCGTCCAAAGAGTCGAGGAGGAAGGGCAGTCTGGACTATCTAAAGCAAGTGGAGAATGAAACAAGAAACAAGTCAGAAAACGAGAAGAACCGAAATCAGGAAGACAATAAAGTCAAAGACCTTAACCAAGAGATCGAGAAACTTAAGACACAAATCAAACACTTTGAATCTTTGGAAGAAGAGCTTAAGAAAATGAAGGCCAAAAATAATGACCTTCAGGACAATTACCtaagtgaacaaaataaaaacaaactcttaGCCAGCCAGCTGGAGGAGATAAAGCTACAAATCAAGAAGCAGAAGGAGCTAGAGAacggggaggtggagggagaggaggcctTCCTGTCCAGCAAGGGCAGGCACGAGAGGACTAAGTCCAGGGGCCTCGGGAGCGAGGTGCCTGTGTCCAGGCACGCGCCCCGGGAGCTGTCACCCCAGCAGAGGCGGGAAAGGCACCGGAACAGGGAGCTCGCCGTCAACAACGAGAACTACCCGCTGAGCAACAGGCAGGCCTCCTCGCCCAGTCTCACCGCGAGGAGGACCACCAGAGCTTCCaaccctggggcgggggcggacGGCGGGGCCCAGGACACGAAGAGGGCTGAAGACCGATTTGCATCTGGCTCTTCTCAGAGCGAAGGGAAGAAGTGCAGGGAGCAGCCGTCTGTGCTCAGCCGCTACCCGCCCGCGGCTCAGGAGCACAGTAAAGCTTGGAAGGGAACTCCCAAGCCAGGTACTGAGAGTGGGCTGAAGGGAAAGGTAGAGAAGACAACACGAACGTTTAGTGAGACCACTCACGGATCCGTTCCCAACGACACACTGGGTAGAGCTGACAAGGCTTCGGACGCTTCTGCTGAGGCCCTCTTTGGCAGGCGGGGGCAGGGGCCTGGCAGTGGAAGCCAAGTCACTCAGGCCTCAGACTCTGGCAGTTCTAAGACCATTGGAGCTCTGGCCTCATCTCGAAGATCTTCCTCAGAAGGACTCTCTAAGGGCAGAAAGGCTGCCAGTGGCCCGGAGGCTGATACCACTTCCGCAAATGCCAAGGCTGCACTTTTATCAAAGTATCCTTATAGCTCCAGAAGCCAAGAGAACATCCTTCAGGGCTTTTCAACCCCAAATAAAGGAGTTGATCAACCCATAGCAGTTGTGATGGAAGACAGCAGTCAGCATGAGGCCCTGAGGTGTCGAGTCATCAAATCCAGTGGCAGAGAGAAGCCAGACTCAGATGATGATGTGGACGTGGTGTCTCTTGTTACGGCCAAGTTGGTAAACACAACCATCACTCCGGAGCCAGAGCCCAGACAACAGCTCAACTCGAGAGAAAAAGCCAGATCCCGCGGGGGACTCAGAGCTGCCCTGTTTGAGAATGATAAAGATGCTGGGGCAGAAAATGAATCTGTGAAGCCAGTGAGAGCCTCCACCAATGCCGTGGAGTTCCCGGATGCCAATGGTGCTGGGGTAAAAAGCCAGCGCCCCTTCAGCCCCAGAGAGGCCTTGCGGTCCAGGGCCGTCATCAAACCTATCATCGTTGATAAGGATGTGAAAAAAATTATGGGAGGATCTGGAACTGAGGCCGCATTAGAGAAACAGCAATCCACCTCCACCTCTGTTTGGCCAGGGCCAAACAAAGTGACAAGCAGCATTACCATCTACCCCTCTGACAGTGGCAGCCCCAGAGCCAACCCAGGCGAGGGCCTGCGGGAGAGGCACACCTCCACCAGCAACATCCAGGTTGGGCCACCAGAGCTCACGTCAGTTAGCAACCACGTCAGCTCTCCCTTTGAGCTCTCCATTCACAAACATGACATCACCCTGCAGTTTACAGAAGCTGAAGGAGCAGGAGATGCGTCCCTGAAGAACAGGCCAGAAACAGTGGTCTCGCGGAGCAGCATTATCATCAAGCCGTCGGATCCTGTGGAGAGGAACAGCCATGCACCCCCAGTGGAGACAATCAGGTGGAAAAGCCATAGTGCCCCTTCAGAAGTGGGCCCCTCAGATGCCAGACATGTCACTGTGCGGAATGCCTGGAAGAGCAGGCGAGACTTGAACTCTTTAGAAGACCCCCTAACTCGAGCAGTTAAAAACGTGGAGCCCAGCAACGCCTACACCCAGAGGTCTTCCACAGACTGTTCAGACCTTGAACAGCCCAGGCCACACCTTTTTGAGCAGGGCGCTCGAAGGGTGGGAAATTCGGGGGAAGCCCCTGAGCTCACCTCCAGAAGGACCCAAAGCAGCCTCACCGTGTCCGAGGTGCTCACTCGCCGGAATCGGGTAGGAGATGCCGTCCCGGCCGCAGCCTGGAACCACTCAGCTGGCATG GAGGAAGGTGATGATTATACACTCAGTGCCTGTAGGCGACTGCACAACTCTCTGGAACGGTCTGAACTGCCTGCGAAGCAGGGGCTGCCAGAGCCTGGGCAAGGACGGGCCGAGGAACGGTTACGGCcaaccaggccctgtgctgaggaGAACTGA
- the LUZP1 gene encoding leucine zipper protein 1 isoform X1 → MAEFTSYKDTASSRHLRFKLQSLSRRLDELEEATKNLQKAEDELLDLQDKVIQAEGSNSSMLAEIEVLRQRVLRIEGKDEEIKRAEDLCQLMKEKLEEEENLTRELKAEIEQLQKRMAELEKLEEAFSRSKNDCTQLCLSLNEERNLTKKISSELEMLRVKVKELESSEDRLGKTEQSLVSELEKLKSLTLSFVSERKYLNEKEKENEKLIKELTQKLEQNKKMNRDYTRNASNLLDRNDLRIEDGISSTLPSKESRRKGSLDYLKQVENETRNKSENEKNRNQEDNKVKDLNQEIEKLKTQIKHFESLEEELKKMKAKNNDLQDNYLSEQNKNKLLASQLEEIKLQIKKQKELENGEVEGEEAFLSSKGRHERTKSRGLGSEVPVSRHAPRELSPQQRRERHRNRELAVNNENYPLSNRQASSPSLTARRTTRASNPGAGADGGAQDTKRAEDRFASGSSQSEGKKCREQPSVLSRYPPAAQEHSKAWKGTPKPGTESGLKGKVEKTTRTFSETTHGSVPNDTLGRADKASDASAEALFGRRGQGPGSGSQVTQASDSGSSKTIGALASSRRSSSEGLSKGRKAASGPEADTTSANAKAALLSKYPYSSRSQENILQGFSTPNKGVDQPIAVVMEDSSQHEALRCRVIKSSGREKPDSDDDVDVVSLVTAKLVNTTITPEPEPRQQLNSREKARSRGGLRAALFENDKDAGAENESVKPVRASTNAVEFPDANGAGVKSQRPFSPREALRSRAVIKPIIVDKDVKKIMGGSGTEAALEKQQSTSTSVWPGPNKVTSSITIYPSDSGSPRANPGEGLRERHTSTSNIQVGPPELTSVSNHVSSPFELSIHKHDITLQFTEAEGAGDASLKNRPETVVSRSSIIIKPSDPVERNSHAPPVETIRWKSHSAPSEVGPSDARHVTVRNAWKSRRDLNSLEDPLTRAVKNVEPSNAYTQRSSTDCSDLEQPRPHLFEQGARRVGNSGEAPELTSRRTQSSLTVSEVLTRRNRVGDAVPAAAWNHSAGMATQKGERDGLHPLGLPEQPQELPSRPPEQHLEAQEPAAAAAQLEEEGDDYTLSACRRLHNSLERSELPAKQGLPEPGQGRAEERLRPTRPCAEEN, encoded by the exons ATGGCCGAATTTACAAGCTACAAAGATACTGCCTCTAGCCGCCACCTGCGGTTTAAGTTACAGAGTTTAAGCCGCCGCCTTGATGAGCTGGAGGAAGCCACAAAAAACCTCCAGAAAGCGGAGGATGAGCTCCTGGACCTCCAGGACAAGGTGATACAGGCCGAAGGCAGCAACTCCAGCATGTTGGCCGAGATCGAAGTGCTGCGCCAGCGAGTGCTGAGGATCGAGGGCAAAGACGAGGAAATTAAGAGAGCGGAGGATTTGTGCCAGCTGATGAAGGAGAAACTTGAAGAGGAGGAAAACCTTACCCGGGAGCTGAAAGCCGAGATTGAGCAGCTTCAGAAACGAATGGCTGAACTGGAGAAGCTAGAGGAGGCCTTCAGCAGGAGTAAGAATGACTGTACCCAACTCTGTTTGAGCCTGAACGAGGAGAGAAACCTGACAAAGAAAATCTCCTCGGAGCTGGAAATGCTCAGGGTCAAAGTGAAAGAACTGGAATCTTCCGAGGACCGCCTGGGTAAAACTGAGCAGAGTTTAGTGTCAGAGTTGGAAAAGCTGAAATCATTAACTCTGAGCTTTGTAAGTGAGAGAAAATACTTgaatgagaaggagaaagaaaatgagaaactgaTAAAAGAGCTCACTCAAAAACtggaacagaacaaaaaaatgaacCGAGATTACACAAGGAATGCTTCGAATCTCCTAGACAGGAACGACCTGCGGATCGAGGACGGCATCTCCTCCACACTCCCGTCCAAAGAGTCGAGGAGGAAGGGCAGTCTGGACTATCTAAAGCAAGTGGAGAATGAAACAAGAAACAAGTCAGAAAACGAGAAGAACCGAAATCAGGAAGACAATAAAGTCAAAGACCTTAACCAAGAGATCGAGAAACTTAAGACACAAATCAAACACTTTGAATCTTTGGAAGAAGAGCTTAAGAAAATGAAGGCCAAAAATAATGACCTTCAGGACAATTACCtaagtgaacaaaataaaaacaaactcttaGCCAGCCAGCTGGAGGAGATAAAGCTACAAATCAAGAAGCAGAAGGAGCTAGAGAacggggaggtggagggagaggaggcctTCCTGTCCAGCAAGGGCAGGCACGAGAGGACTAAGTCCAGGGGCCTCGGGAGCGAGGTGCCTGTGTCCAGGCACGCGCCCCGGGAGCTGTCACCCCAGCAGAGGCGGGAAAGGCACCGGAACAGGGAGCTCGCCGTCAACAACGAGAACTACCCGCTGAGCAACAGGCAGGCCTCCTCGCCCAGTCTCACCGCGAGGAGGACCACCAGAGCTTCCaaccctggggcgggggcggacGGCGGGGCCCAGGACACGAAGAGGGCTGAAGACCGATTTGCATCTGGCTCTTCTCAGAGCGAAGGGAAGAAGTGCAGGGAGCAGCCGTCTGTGCTCAGCCGCTACCCGCCCGCGGCTCAGGAGCACAGTAAAGCTTGGAAGGGAACTCCCAAGCCAGGTACTGAGAGTGGGCTGAAGGGAAAGGTAGAGAAGACAACACGAACGTTTAGTGAGACCACTCACGGATCCGTTCCCAACGACACACTGGGTAGAGCTGACAAGGCTTCGGACGCTTCTGCTGAGGCCCTCTTTGGCAGGCGGGGGCAGGGGCCTGGCAGTGGAAGCCAAGTCACTCAGGCCTCAGACTCTGGCAGTTCTAAGACCATTGGAGCTCTGGCCTCATCTCGAAGATCTTCCTCAGAAGGACTCTCTAAGGGCAGAAAGGCTGCCAGTGGCCCGGAGGCTGATACCACTTCCGCAAATGCCAAGGCTGCACTTTTATCAAAGTATCCTTATAGCTCCAGAAGCCAAGAGAACATCCTTCAGGGCTTTTCAACCCCAAATAAAGGAGTTGATCAACCCATAGCAGTTGTGATGGAAGACAGCAGTCAGCATGAGGCCCTGAGGTGTCGAGTCATCAAATCCAGTGGCAGAGAGAAGCCAGACTCAGATGATGATGTGGACGTGGTGTCTCTTGTTACGGCCAAGTTGGTAAACACAACCATCACTCCGGAGCCAGAGCCCAGACAACAGCTCAACTCGAGAGAAAAAGCCAGATCCCGCGGGGGACTCAGAGCTGCCCTGTTTGAGAATGATAAAGATGCTGGGGCAGAAAATGAATCTGTGAAGCCAGTGAGAGCCTCCACCAATGCCGTGGAGTTCCCGGATGCCAATGGTGCTGGGGTAAAAAGCCAGCGCCCCTTCAGCCCCAGAGAGGCCTTGCGGTCCAGGGCCGTCATCAAACCTATCATCGTTGATAAGGATGTGAAAAAAATTATGGGAGGATCTGGAACTGAGGCCGCATTAGAGAAACAGCAATCCACCTCCACCTCTGTTTGGCCAGGGCCAAACAAAGTGACAAGCAGCATTACCATCTACCCCTCTGACAGTGGCAGCCCCAGAGCCAACCCAGGCGAGGGCCTGCGGGAGAGGCACACCTCCACCAGCAACATCCAGGTTGGGCCACCAGAGCTCACGTCAGTTAGCAACCACGTCAGCTCTCCCTTTGAGCTCTCCATTCACAAACATGACATCACCCTGCAGTTTACAGAAGCTGAAGGAGCAGGAGATGCGTCCCTGAAGAACAGGCCAGAAACAGTGGTCTCGCGGAGCAGCATTATCATCAAGCCGTCGGATCCTGTGGAGAGGAACAGCCATGCACCCCCAGTGGAGACAATCAGGTGGAAAAGCCATAGTGCCCCTTCAGAAGTGGGCCCCTCAGATGCCAGACATGTCACTGTGCGGAATGCCTGGAAGAGCAGGCGAGACTTGAACTCTTTAGAAGACCCCCTAACTCGAGCAGTTAAAAACGTGGAGCCCAGCAACGCCTACACCCAGAGGTCTTCCACAGACTGTTCAGACCTTGAACAGCCCAGGCCACACCTTTTTGAGCAGGGCGCTCGAAGGGTGGGAAATTCGGGGGAAGCCCCTGAGCTCACCTCCAGAAGGACCCAAAGCAGCCTCACCGTGTCCGAGGTGCTCACTCGCCGGAATCGGGTAGGAGATGCCGTCCCGGCCGCAGCCTGGAACCACTCAGCTGGCATG GCCacacaaaaaggagagagagacggCCTCCATCCTCTGGGTTTGCCAGAGCAGCCACAGGAGCTCCCCTCACGGCCCCCAGAGCAGCACCTGGAAGCCCAGGAACCAGCTGCAGCTGCTGCGCAGCTCGAG GAGGAAGGTGATGATTATACACTCAGTGCCTGTAGGCGACTGCACAACTCTCTGGAACGGTCTGAACTGCCTGCGAAGCAGGGGCTGCCAGAGCCTGGGCAAGGACGGGCCGAGGAACGGTTACGGCcaaccaggccctgtgctgaggaGAACTGA